A single Aminobacterium mobile DSM 12262 DNA region contains:
- a CDS encoding response regulator — translation MAKSVLIVDDAAFMRMMLKDILTKNDFEVVGEAENGKVAVAAYQKLHPDIVTMDITMPEMNGIDAVKAIRALDPASKVIMVSAMGQQAMVIEAIQAGAVDFIVKPFQPDRVVEALNKALG, via the coding sequence ATGGCGAAGAGTGTGTTAATTGTCGATGACGCTGCCTTTATGAGGATGATGCTTAAAGATATCCTCACAAAAAATGATTTTGAAGTTGTCGGAGAAGCAGAAAACGGTAAAGTGGCAGTGGCGGCCTATCAAAAACTACATCCAGATATTGTGACTATGGATATTACTATGCCGGAAATGAATGGCATTGATGCAGTGAAAGCAATTAGGGCTTTGGATCCTGCCTCTAAAGTTATTATGGTCAGTGCTATGGGGCAACAAGCTATGGTTATAGAAGCGATACAGGCTGGGGCAGTGGATTTTATTGTCAAGCCCTTCCAACCTGATAGGGTTGTGGAGGCCTTGAATAAGGCTCTGGGTTAA